In the genome of Drosophila kikkawai strain 14028-0561.14 chromosome 2R, DkikHiC1v2, whole genome shotgun sequence, the window TGCCGGATGTGTCCTGGGCTGGAAGTTCTTTGATCATGCGGCTCACTTGGGCGGCGCTATGTTTGGCATGTAAGTTGCTTTTTCATCTAGTGTGATCCTTTCCTCTTAATCCTGTTTTTGTCTACAGCTTCTGGGCCACGTACGGAGCACAGATTTGGGCGAAACGCATTGGCCTGCTGAACTACTACCACGATCTGCGGCGAACGAAACAGAAATAGTAGGGCGGGGCAGATGTTTTGGCCAGGTTTTGCAACGTGGAGATAATAATGACATCGTTCTGCCTTAGAGGTTCATTGCAATGAGTTCTGTTGAATAAAGCGTCGCGATCGAGTATTCATTTGGCTTCTCGGCTCTTTTTGGGCGGCGGGTCCTCATCCCGCCGATTGCAACGGATGCGAAGAGCCACCTCCTGCCcgcgctgcagcagcttctccCGCAGCTCTTGCTGGGATTCCCTTTCCGGAGCGTAGGAAATGTGGAGGATGCCCCCGTAGAATGGGCGAGCATCCAACATCCGTTTTGCCCTTCTAGCTACGTCCAAACGCTCGAATTTGACTGCAAATACGTCTGTAAAGGCCTCTAGTTCCACTAGAGATATTTAGTTAGTTCAATGATCATTTTAAGACACTACCAAGACTCACTCTTTGAAGCCATAACTGAGGTTATGCATATACAGGACTCCAGCCTTCCGAAGCCCTGCAACTTGGTCTTCAGATTCGCTTGAAGGTTTATCTTTGGCACGCCGAATATCAGCAAGTGCCTGGACTCACTGGCCACTGTATAAACCTGAGGATTGTTGGTATTATTAAATTGTACAAtgcatacaaaataatatacttaCCTTTACAGCTTTCAGCTCTCGTCCTTGACGATACTGCAGTCTAGTGGTGCAGTATTCCATTCGCTTGTGGTGGTCCGAGGATGTCTCTTCCATACTTGCTGATGCACAAATTGtagttttaaaactaaaaattgcggaaaataaaaacaaatttgacTTAGTGATGctgaaaacatcgatgcatcgaATATCGACCGATAATTCAACCTATCGATTGAAAACTGTTTTTGTGGGCTGCCCAACACTGGCACCTCAAATAGTGCTGTTATTTTCTGAggatttaatttagtttttgaGCGTCGGCTGGATAAAACGCTAAGTAATAAGCTAAACTTCGATGTCCAAAGCCACAAAGTGTCTCAGTAGTATTTTCCTTCATGTTGATTTTCCGTTCTGGTTCAGAGCAAAGTTTCGtacctttttttaaatctcaCTGATCGTCGATAAATCGATATATCATTTATCACAGTATCGATAGAACCATTTATGCTGTAGTACCATCCCTAAAATTGGCGGCAAATCGAAACCGCATAAAAACCTCGGAAGCAACGTTTAACAACTCATTTGCCGCTGACATTTTGGACTCGATACTAAAGATTAACCGCGTTTTAAAGTGAATTTCACCAGAGCTACCTGCTGCAGtattaaaaaacaagcaaCAAGCTAGGATAAATCAAAGCACAAACATGTCTCAAATGGCGTCCAAGGAAAACATTGCGGACAACATGGAGAAGTTCTCACTAAAGGTAATTGACACGTTTATGCAACGCCAGCGGAGTGCACAATTAAATGCACAAGTTCAGGGCTATACATAGAATTTTTGCATGTGTCTCTGTCTGCGTGGGTTCCCGGGGGGAAAAATACAACTACGCagcgaaaaaatatatgttctttttgttttctctttaTTCTCGCCGTATAAACAGAGCCCCAGCAAGAAGGTCTTGACCGACAACGCCAGCAACGTTCGCAAAATGTCCATTGGCCAGGAGGAGAACGGTGGCCAGGCGGTCAAAGAGGTGGCAGAGAATGGAGCCGGCAAGTCTGCCTCTATCATGGATAAGTCGGCAGCACCCTTTGATCCCTCGCTGGAGCCGCTTCTGCGCGAGAATCCCCGGAGATTCGTCATCTTTCCCATCCAGTATCACGACATCTGGCAGATGTACAAGAAGGTATGTGTATGTGCATGTATTTGTGGTGGTAGTTGTGGTGGCGTGTGTGTAACTGTGTGCGTGGTGAAAATCCAATGATTTTGGGCGGCAAAAACTGTGGAAGGGCGGGCGTTTCGTGATAAAGCGCGCCAAAAGCCGGTCACGTCGGCGATAGCATGAATCAATGTTTGTGATAGCCCCTCCCCCAATCCTCGGCCCTTGCCCCTTCCACTGATTTTACTGTTTACTCAATGTGTCTTCGTTTTGGCGGGAAAATTACCAAGTgagattattatttatcggAAGTGTAAAACAATATTTCGTACTTTTTCTTAATTAGGCCGAGGCCTCCTTCTGGACCGTGGAAGAGGTGGACTTGTCCAAGGATCTCACCGACTGGCATCGCCTTAAGGATGACGAACGCCACTTCATCTCCCATGTGCTGGCCTTCTTTGCCGCCTCCGATGGTATTGTCAACGAGAATCTGGTGGAGCGCTTTAGCCAGGAGGTACAGATCACCGAGGCCCGCTGCTTTTATGGCTTCCAGATCGCCATGGAGAACGTGCATTCGGAGATGTACAGTGTGCTGATCGACACTTACATTCGGGACCCACACCAGCGGGAATATCTGTTCAATGCCATTGAGACCATGCCGGCGGTGAAGCGCAAGGCTGACTGGGCCCTGTCCTGGATCTCTTCCAAGTCGGCCAACTTTGGGGAGCGCATCATTGCGTTTGCCGCCGTCGAGGGCATTTTCTTCAGCGGCAGCTTTGCCTCCATTTTCTGGCTGAAGAAGCGCGGCCTGATGCCTGGTTTGACCTTCTCCAATGAGCTGATCTCCCGCGATGAGGGTCTGCACTGTGACTTTGCGGTGCTGATGTTCCAGCATCTGGTGCAGCGACCGAGGCGCGAGCGCATCATCGAGATCATCCGCGACGCTGTGGACATTGAGCAGGAGTTCCTCACCGATGCCCTGCCGGTTAATCTGATCGGCATGAACTGTGACCTGATGTCGCAGTACATTGAGTTTGTGGCCGATCGTCTGCTGGTCGAGCTGGGCGTGGGAAAGATCTACAACACCAAGAATCCGTTCAACTTCATGGAGATGATCTCGCTGGATGGCAAGACCAACTTCTTTGAGAAGAAGGTGGGCGAGTATCAGCGCATGGGCGTGGCCACCAACCGATTGGACAATGTGTTTACCCTGGACGCGGACTTTTAGGGCTGGTCCCGGGTCATCATCCCCCCAAGccaataattcaatttaattcaatttaatgcaatttaatGCAATCATTCAAGTGGACGCAAGGGCTGGCTTCTCATGCACTATTCTTTAAGCAGACCGCCTTAATGTGTTGtccgtttttaatttaatctaGGCTAAGACCGATCACTGACCCGCACACCATCACCACTATTTTTATCATTACTTATTTGGGACCCAGAAAAGCGCTCGATCATTGGAATTTTCAGCAAAACTTGACTAGGAGCGACCTTTTTTCGAATTCATTgtacatacaacattttaaataaatttatgcatAGACAATTATTAAGCACTACTATATAAAAGAGTTCTCTTTGGGAGTATTTTGTGTAACAATTAGAACTTTCTGAGGGTTTCCTAGCTTGCGTTTTGGTTGCCATGCAGTTGGTGGAATAAAACAatcagtttaaaataattaacattcTTATATTGGAACTATTTCAAAAAGGTTGTGAGAAACGgagcttaaaataaaaaaacgaaaacgtaGGTTAATTCTATTAAATAATACCTTTGCAGTTTTGCAACTTGTTTAAATCtactataaataatttcatatttaatgaTTTCTGAACttggtttttgattttaatgaaaatcggatgactatattGGTAAGCTTCTTGAAAGACCTAGAAAAGTTTATTTTCCGATCATATAAAtcacatatattcttgatcagcgtTGAAAGCAGAGTCAATCTAGCTGTATTCgtggggaaaaaaataattaaaaatattacctaatttttaaaaattttgaaatggGTAAAAATGagcgaaaagtaaaataaaaaattaattattcgGAAAAAAAATTGTACCTGTagtaacaaattttaaaattttaaagaaaattttagtttaagaaaatatacattttgtatacagaTTTATAAACCTTATAAAAATTacctcagaacagctttccgaactcaaattaaaaaattatgatCGATTTAAAATACCCTCTGGctctcttgaaagaatatacaaatttcggcttaCCAAAGTTACCtcttttaatagttttatttgttttttttcgatCGATTTACAAGGGTATACACCCTTCGGGTTTACAAAGTTGGTTATCTtcattgatattttttttaatctgtaAAAGGGAAAGTTATGTCGACTTTATCAAAacctattatatttattagtcATAAATTATGGCAGCCAAAAAGCTAATTGCTGATAATGAAAAACCCATAAAATGGGGCTCATCCACAATTATCTAGGCCAAACATTAAGAATTACGTATGATTTTTACATTATAATGgaagatattttatatttctttaaagatttaaagCTTTAAACAGGCATCTTTAagcatacaaaaatatattttattttttattaacattttcctttctttatcttttcaaggactttttaaattaaattaaattaattattaatagtaataaaatctttaatgTCGATAGTCTCTTGATATCGATAGTCACGAGCTTTACGTTTTTTCGGCAATCAGCTGAACAGTTAACAGATTTATCTCTGATTTGTCGAACCCTTATTACGAGTTGTTgcgaaaaataattaagaaaaaagaaCCCCGATTAGATGTGACGCGAAATCGGGGAGTAACTCAAGAGCACCAAACGCTTATCGCTCCCAAAAAACACTCAGTTCGCTGGATAAGATGTCCCCAAAATGAAATGCCACCAAACCGACGGCAACCGTTAGCGAACAAAGAGGCAAATGCACGGCACTTGGACAGCGGATAATGGCGAGGAGCAGAGCTCTTtgctggcggcggcggcggataGTTCCGCCACTGGATCCGACGAGGAGGGGAACCAGCACCGCACCAAGGTCAAGCTAAGGAAGTTGCAGCGACGCAACCGCCTGCCGCTGCCAAGGAGCCTGAGACGCCTCGGCTGTTACACATTGAGCGCCTGCACTGTGTTGCTGATGCTCTTCGTCTACCTGCCGCTCATCTACATGGATGTGCACCGGCGTAGTGGTAAGACAATGGGTGGTGCCTTGTCGTCTGAGGAGAACCTCCCATTCATTGTTACGTTTTTGCAGCTGGTCTGCCCGACTGGACGCTGGAAACCTCCCGGAGCGTAAGCGATTATCTCGATCCCGGACAGGAAACGGCAACCATTGTGCCCCGTGATCTTTGTCGGAACAAGACCTTCCTGGTAATCGCCGTCTGCACGGGCCTGGGTAACTTTGTTCAGCGCCAGACCATACGCGAGACCTGGGGCAACACCACCGAGTTTAACTACCCGGCCTTTGCCAAGCTCCATGGCCATCTCAAGGGTAGGTACCTGCCACTGCTGCCGGAGCGTCTCAAGCTGTACGCTGAGTACCTGCACGGCATGGGTGACACCCTGACCGCCACAGTGCGCGTTGTCTTTGTTATTGGCCGCAGCCGGGACGAGGCACTTGTGGGAAACGAGACCCTGACGCGCATTCACAGCGAAGCGGAGCAGTACAATGACATAATCCAGGGTAACTTTGTGGACAGCTACAACAACCTCACCCTCAAGTCGGTTATGGCTCTGAAGCACATCAGTCGGAGCTGCTCGAATACATCCGCCTTCTTCCTCAAGTGCGACGACGACACCTTCCTGAATATACCCAATTTGTTGCACTTCCTCCTCGGAGGCACCATACCGCTGTACAACGACACCTTGGACTATCACGATCGCTTCACCTTCCTGGCCACATCGCCGCAGAACCGGATGAACGACAGCTCCGGGGTGATGTACGGCCATCAGTTCTGCAATGTGGTACCGGTGAGTGATGTGACCAGCAAGTGGTACATGCCCTCGTACATGTATCCGCCGGAGGCGTATCCAAAGTATCTTTCTGGAGCCGGCTACCTGCTCTCCATCGATGTGGTGCAGCGGCTATACGAGGCGTCACTTAATACAACGCTGGTTTACTTGGAGGATGTGTACATCACGGGGCTGTGTGCACAACGGGCCAATGTCAAGCGTCGCCATCATCCTCTCTTCAGCTTCGCTCATTCGAAGAAACTGTGCGCCTTCAAGGGCAGCATACTGCAGCATCAGGTAAAGGACGACAGTATGGTGGAGGCCTGGAACCATGTGTCCGACTACTCCATCAAGTGTCCGCCGCCGGAGCGGTACTTCAGCCAGCTGCGACTGCACAAGCGGCCTAATTGTTAGAACCCGGGCTCTCTACTTGACTTCTCTACTTGCTTCatcattttacaaaaatttgttAGTCTGCAGCGGATAAGATATCAGTTATCAGTTATCAGTAATTAGTATCAGTTATCGGTTATCTGCTGAATTGGTTGCCAAGAGAAGGTGATACATGAAACCCTCAAAGTTTTTAGATTGGACAAAGATTAGAAATGTATCAAGCTTCCCAGTTATTCACTTAACTCACTCTTTTCCGAGTTATTTGCGAATATTTAACATAAATCATTATTTATGGACCCTGGTTTTCAAGAACATTGTgttatagtttcttttttccttATCGTCTCTGTAATGATCGATGTCTACATGTATAATATTCCTAGCCCAAACTCATTACTCGTACTGAATGTATTCACCCTTTTATCAACGAAAACAACCCCCTTAAAATTGAGATAGGGCTTTTGCGATAAGTTTATACAAGTAAATgttactttatttttcattatattaGCACCCTGAAACCCTGTAACCCCATATCAATGTTAAAAGTAAagcacatatatatatatcgtacGTATAGACCCCAGATCATAAAAAGAGATTTAAAGTTAGATAtgtaagtatttattttgccAAGTCCTGCTTGTTTATATCTCTTTTGAATGttgtaaatcaaatatatatatcactTTTTGGCTGATCCACGCACAGAAACTGTAACATTATTTATAATCAGTTGGCAAACGTGTGATACATAAGAACGgaacaatatttaataaattaaattgccaaatatctaGTTGTTTGTTCAAactgcaaaagaaaaaatgaataaaattcaagaaattcgCAAAACTCTTTTACATTAAATCCTTACACTGAGCAATACtactaaccatacaacatgTCTTATGGTTAGTGCCAATACTTAccttttcataatataatccCGAGaattataaatcataaatactaataatataaatacatctTTGACTTTAGCTCAGTACTCCTTTTATTTGTCATTAGATAGCTTAGAGttaaacatatataatatcTGTTTAGCCTAAACACTAATCGGTAATTATCGGCAATTggctttctttttgttttatatttattctagCTTTCAATGATCGTTCAGAGAAGTCATACGATTGCttcatgcacacacacatattccTTGGGATTACCGGCTTTGTAAGCGTTTCGAAAACATAACAATGCATTAGAAAATGCAAGAtctataaatacaattaaagaTGATAAggtgctttgttttttttttgttgaaattcCCCTTTCTGTACACTTGATTTTGTCTCTAAGCCTTAGATCTTAGCTGAGCATGATGatgagtttaaaaaaaagaatatgttCTACacaagaaaattttaaaagtaaacaaatatgtTCAATAGAATCGTAGATCTACGATGATTAATGTACAAAATGTGCTTTGTCTTTCGTCTGTTAAGGTCCTTGCGTTAGGTTTTTCCTGCTGTGGGAGGACCTCGAATGATCACCACAAACTAGCCCAGTATCTGCCCCGTGGCGGGCACATCTTCTGTTAAGGTGGGCTCACTGGCCTGACCGTTCTCACTGCTGTTGATCGCAGGTGCCTGTCCCTTTTCAGTCTCTCCATTGTCGTCTTCTTTGAGTAGGATCTCAGGTGGCTCTGTAGTTTCCAGTGGCAGGGTTTCTATTAGTTCATCAGCATCCAAATCAGTGACATTTTCCGAACTACTGGCCAAGGCTTTCATCAGCTCTTCGGTGGCAGAACTCAGCTCGATGCCATCCATGGCAATCACTTCGTCTATGGCACAATCGAGTAATTCCTTGGGCGGTTCGTCTAGTTCAATCACATCCATGCTTTCCACAAGCTCAGCGGCCGAGGGCTCCTCATTATCAGGAGTAGTGTCCATGGTTTCTACAAGATCCGCGGTGGAGTCTTGCTTTGGAAGTGGTTCACCTTGCGGAATTACTTCTTCTGTTACAACTTCATTTTCAGCTTGGCTCGGTTCTGCCTCTGGA includes:
- the LOC108072881 gene encoding RNA-binding protein 48, which gives rise to MEETSSDHHKRMEYCTTRLQYRQGRELKAVKVYTVASESRHLLIFGVPKINLQANLKTKLQGFGRLESCICITSVMASKMELEAFTDVFAVKFERLDVARRAKRMLDARPFYGGILHISYAPERESQQELREKLLQRGQEVALRIRCNRRDEDPPPKKSREAK
- the RnrS gene encoding ribonucleoside-diphosphate reductase subunit M2; its protein translation is MSQMASKENIADNMEKFSLKSPSKKVLTDNASNVRKMSIGQEENGGQAVKEVAENGAGKSASIMDKSAAPFDPSLEPLLRENPRRFVIFPIQYHDIWQMYKKAEASFWTVEEVDLSKDLTDWHRLKDDERHFISHVLAFFAASDGIVNENLVERFSQEVQITEARCFYGFQIAMENVHSEMYSVLIDTYIRDPHQREYLFNAIETMPAVKRKADWALSWISSKSANFGERIIAFAAVEGIFFSGSFASIFWLKKRGLMPGLTFSNELISRDEGLHCDFAVLMFQHLVQRPRRERIIEIIRDAVDIEQEFLTDALPVNLIGMNCDLMSQYIEFVADRLLVELGVGKIYNTKNPFNFMEMISLDGKTNFFEKKVGEYQRMGVATNRLDNVFTLDADF
- the GalT1 gene encoding beta-1,3-galactosyltransferase 1; amino-acid sequence: MHGTWTADNGEEQSSLLAAAADSSATGSDEEGNQHRTKVKLRKLQRRNRLPLPRSLRRLGCYTLSACTVLLMLFVYLPLIYMDVHRRSAGLPDWTLETSRSVSDYLDPGQETATIVPRDLCRNKTFLVIAVCTGLGNFVQRQTIRETWGNTTEFNYPAFAKLHGHLKGRYLPLLPERLKLYAEYLHGMGDTLTATVRVVFVIGRSRDEALVGNETLTRIHSEAEQYNDIIQGNFVDSYNNLTLKSVMALKHISRSCSNTSAFFLKCDDDTFLNIPNLLHFLLGGTIPLYNDTLDYHDRFTFLATSPQNRMNDSSGVMYGHQFCNVVPVSDVTSKWYMPSYMYPPEAYPKYLSGAGYLLSIDVVQRLYEASLNTTLVYLEDVYITGLCAQRANVKRRHHPLFSFAHSKKLCAFKGSILQHQVKDDSMVEAWNHVSDYSIKCPPPERYFSQLRLHKRPNC